Below is a window of Armatimonadota bacterium DNA.
GCCCTTGCCATCGCCGTCTTTGCAGCATCGGCCCATGCCGTCACGATCTGGGACGAGAGCGTCGACGGAGACCTTTCCGGCGACCGGAGCCTGCCGACCGATTTGACGTTCACTGTCGGTACGAACACTCTCATCGCGACATCGGTCCAAGGTGACCGTGAGTACGTCCATTTTCATTTGCCGACGGGCGCCGTCCTGAGCGAGCTTTGGTTGACGAGTTGGGTCGGTAACGACCAGATCGGTTTCATCGCGGTCCAAGAGGGCAGCGTCTTTACGGAACCGCCGACGAACACCGACGTCTCCAAACTCCTCGGTTACTCGCACATGGGGCCGGGC
It encodes the following:
- a CDS encoding PEP-CTERM sorting domain-containing protein (PEP-CTERM proteins occur, often in large numbers, in the proteomes of bacteria that also encode an exosortase, a predicted intramembrane cysteine proteinase. The presence of a PEP-CTERM domain at a protein's C-terminus predicts cleavage within the sorting domain, followed by covalent anchoring to some some component of the (usually Gram-negative) cell surface. Many PEP-CTERM proteins exhibit an unusual sequence composition that includes large numbers of potential glycosylation sites. Expression of one such protein has been shown restore the ability of a bacterium to form floc, a type of biofilm.); amino-acid sequence: MKHLLSALAIAVFAASAHAVTIWDESVDGDLSGDRSLPTDLTFTVGTNTLIATSVQGDREYVHFHLPTGAVLSELWLTSWVGNDQIGFIAVQEGSVFTEPPTNTDVSKLLGYSHMGPGAGNLGQDILPAIGQGPGSIGFVPPLTGSDYTFWIQQTGANAVTYSLDYVVTPEPASLVVFAALGAVAVGRRRRVRA